In one Corynebacterium bovis DSM 20582 = CIP 54.80 genomic region, the following are encoded:
- the thrC gene encoding threonine synthase, with product MSTPVLHHWTGLINEYRERMPFAADWEPVTLNEGGTPLVRANHLSDLTGCDVWLKVEGANPTGSFKDRGMTVAVTDAVHQGKKVLMCASTGNTSASAAAYAARAGIASAVLIPEGKIAQGKLSQAVMHGAQIIQVRGNFDDCLELVRKTTTDYPEIALVNSVNPMRIEGQKTAAFEIVDCLGDAPDIHALPVGNAGNITAYWKGYSEYAEDGVATHRPVMLGVQAAGAAPLVTGEPVLEPETVATAIRIGNPASWHQAVAAKEESGGEFRAATDDEILEAYRLIASREGVFVEPASASSVAGVLARHREGTLESGLRIVCTVTGHGLKDPTTALSVMPDPTLIDVDTDAVARALEL from the coding sequence ATGTCCACCCCTGTTCTCCACCACTGGACCGGTCTCATCAACGAGTACCGCGAGCGCATGCCCTTCGCCGCGGACTGGGAGCCGGTGACGCTCAACGAAGGCGGGACCCCGCTGGTCCGCGCGAACCACCTGTCCGACCTCACGGGCTGCGACGTGTGGCTCAAGGTCGAGGGGGCGAACCCCACCGGGTCGTTCAAGGACCGCGGGATGACCGTCGCCGTGACGGACGCGGTCCACCAGGGCAAGAAGGTGCTCATGTGCGCGTCGACGGGGAACACGTCGGCGTCCGCCGCGGCGTACGCCGCCCGCGCGGGGATCGCCTCGGCGGTGCTCATCCCGGAGGGGAAGATCGCCCAGGGCAAGCTGTCCCAGGCGGTCATGCACGGGGCGCAGATCATCCAGGTCCGGGGGAACTTCGACGACTGCCTCGAGCTCGTGCGGAAGACGACGACGGACTACCCCGAGATCGCGCTGGTGAACTCCGTCAACCCGATGCGCATCGAGGGCCAGAAGACGGCCGCGTTCGAGATCGTGGACTGCCTCGGTGACGCCCCGGACATCCACGCGCTGCCGGTCGGCAACGCCGGCAACATCACCGCCTACTGGAAGGGCTACTCCGAGTACGCCGAGGACGGGGTGGCGACGCACCGCCCGGTCATGCTCGGCGTCCAGGCGGCCGGGGCCGCGCCGCTCGTCACGGGCGAGCCGGTCCTCGAGCCGGAGACGGTCGCGACGGCGATCCGCATCGGCAACCCGGCGTCCTGGCACCAGGCCGTCGCCGCGAAGGAGGAGTCCGGCGGGGAGTTCCGCGCCGCGACCGACGACGAGATCCTCGAGGCCTACAGGCTCATCGCGAGCCGCGAGGGCGTGTTCGTCGAGCCGGCGTCGGCGTCGTCCGTGGCGGGCGTCCTCGCCCGGCACCGGGAGGGGACCCTGGAGTCCGGGCTGCGGATCGTGTGCACGGTCACCGGCCACGGGCTGAAGGACCCGACGACGGCGCTGAGCGTCATGCCCGACCCCACCCTCATCGACGTGGACACCGATGCGGTGGCCCGCGCCCTGGAGCTGTAG
- the thrB gene encoding homoserine kinase yields MGTEIPVGRTATVTVPASSANLGPGFDTLGLALGLHDIVTVEVTDSGLVVEVMGEGEGEVPLDERHLVVRALREGLRAADVTVRGLRVTCQNAVPHARGLGSSASAAVAGVAAANGLAGGVLSDADMIQVASSFEGHPDNAAASVLGGAVVSWTHRPVDGRSTPEYQAVHLDVHPDIRATALVPDFHASTDAVRRVLPSDVSHEDARFNVSRTAVMTVALQSHPELLLEGTRDRLHQTYRAEVLPVTAEWVNRLRNRGYAAFLSGAGPTVLVLSTGPVDPAILADAEEQGLRVLPLDVAGPVSVTVTDA; encoded by the coding sequence ATGGGTACGGAGATCCCCGTCGGACGGACCGCGACCGTCACCGTCCCCGCGTCCTCGGCGAACCTCGGACCCGGCTTCGACACCCTCGGGCTCGCCCTCGGCCTGCACGACATCGTCACGGTGGAGGTCACGGACTCGGGTCTCGTCGTCGAGGTCATGGGTGAGGGCGAGGGGGAGGTGCCGCTCGACGAGCGCCACCTCGTCGTCCGCGCCCTCCGCGAGGGGCTGCGCGCGGCCGACGTCACCGTCCGCGGGCTGCGGGTGACGTGCCAGAACGCGGTGCCGCACGCCCGGGGCCTCGGGTCCTCGGCGTCGGCGGCGGTGGCCGGGGTCGCGGCGGCGAACGGTCTCGCGGGGGGCGTGCTCTCCGACGCGGACATGATCCAGGTGGCGTCGTCGTTCGAGGGGCACCCGGACAACGCGGCGGCGTCGGTGCTCGGCGGCGCGGTCGTGTCGTGGACCCACCGGCCCGTCGACGGGCGGAGCACGCCCGAGTACCAGGCGGTCCACCTCGACGTGCACCCGGACATCCGGGCGACGGCGCTCGTCCCGGACTTCCACGCCTCGACGGACGCGGTGCGCCGGGTGCTGCCGTCCGACGTCAGCCACGAGGACGCGAGGTTCAACGTGTCCCGCACCGCCGTCATGACGGTGGCGTTGCAGTCCCACCCGGAGCTGCTGCTCGAGGGCACGCGTGACCGGTTGCACCAGACGTACCGCGCGGAGGTCCTGCCGGTGACCGCGGAGTGGGTCAACCGGCTGCGCAACCGCGGGTACGCCGCGTTCCTCTCCGGGGCGGGGCCGACGGTCCTCGTGCTGTCGACGGGCCCGGTCGACCCGGCGATCCTCGCCGACGCCGAGGAGCAGGGGCTGCGGGTCCTGCCGCTCGACGTCGCCGGTCCCGTCTCCGTGACGGTGACGGACGCCTGA
- the pgsB gene encoding poly-gamma-glutamate synthase PgsB — protein MALAGTSAAVGMAAFHRKERAHRCRMAGLDINIHVNGIRGKSTITRMIGGVLREADITTIAKTTGTYACVIDRTGEEHPITRTGPANINEQYRFLAEWIDDDVRALVVECMAVKPKYQALCQDVILRSPITVITNVRLDHQEDLGDTLPEIAASLCATVPDHGVVCGERDPELVAIIREHCETRGSRLVVAEPSDLSRRLVDDFSYQQFEENVAVVLAVAEALGIDRKVACRGMLRAEPDPGTTRITRVTVEGNSSFYWVPMFAVNDWESTTKVFREVRERTLPQDCRTVIALNNRADRTDRASMFVDVVTEDLDGEFDRVVLYGEIQDVVRQKLINAGLPEDRIVMTTDLDDADGKDLVQRAREGFAEDEDVAIFGMVNIHTRHVESMERYVHHLVEGSLHRTEVTVP, from the coding sequence ATGGCCTTGGCAGGAACCTCGGCCGCCGTCGGCATGGCCGCCTTCCACCGGAAGGAGCGCGCCCACCGGTGCAGGATGGCCGGACTCGACATCAACATCCACGTCAACGGAATCCGTGGGAAGTCGACGATCACCCGGATGATCGGCGGCGTCCTCCGCGAGGCGGACATCACGACCATCGCGAAGACGACCGGCACGTACGCCTGCGTCATCGACCGGACCGGCGAGGAACACCCCATCACCCGCACCGGGCCGGCGAACATCAACGAGCAGTACCGCTTCCTCGCGGAGTGGATCGACGACGACGTCCGCGCGCTCGTCGTCGAGTGCATGGCCGTGAAGCCGAAGTACCAGGCCCTGTGCCAGGACGTCATCCTGCGGTCCCCGATCACGGTCATCACGAACGTCCGGCTCGACCACCAGGAGGACCTCGGCGACACCCTGCCGGAGATCGCGGCGTCGTTGTGCGCGACCGTCCCCGACCACGGCGTCGTCTGCGGCGAGCGGGACCCGGAGCTCGTCGCCATCATCCGCGAGCACTGCGAGACCCGCGGGTCGCGGCTCGTCGTCGCCGAGCCCTCGGACCTCTCGCGGCGGCTCGTCGACGACTTCAGCTACCAGCAGTTCGAGGAGAACGTCGCGGTCGTCCTCGCCGTCGCCGAGGCGCTCGGGATCGACCGGAAGGTCGCCTGCCGCGGGATGCTCCGCGCGGAGCCGGACCCGGGCACGACCCGCATCACCCGCGTCACGGTGGAGGGCAACAGCTCCTTCTACTGGGTGCCGATGTTCGCGGTCAACGACTGGGAGTCGACGACGAAGGTCTTCCGCGAGGTCCGCGAGCGCACCCTGCCGCAGGACTGCCGGACCGTCATCGCCCTCAACAACCGGGCGGACCGGACGGACCGGGCGTCGATGTTCGTCGACGTCGTGACGGAGGACCTCGACGGCGAGTTCGACCGGGTCGTGCTCTACGGCGAGATCCAGGACGTCGTCCGCCAGAAGCTCATCAACGCGGGCCTGCCGGAGGACCGGATCGTCATGACGACGGACCTCGACGACGCCGACGGCAAGGACCTCGTCCAGCGCGCCCGCGAGGGCTTCGCCGAGGACGAGGACGTCGCGATCTTCGGCATGGTCAACATCCACACCCGCCACGTCGAGTCGATGGAGCGTTACGTCCACCACCTTGTCGAGGGCAGCCTGCACCGGACGGAGGTGACGGTGCCGTGA
- a CDS encoding poly-gamma-glutamate biosynthesis protein PgsC/CapC translates to MTYQHMGTYGFLTDYIHLYFLVGILLGYLYFRRRQISVGGSLAVGYLASALYMVTNVAVTVAVSLIGYVIIRFVVLKLFLPRPRQIFAIGLAVGVICGGLWLIAAHMIFPDAMETHGLALIGVIVPGMLCNSFIKQGLGRTLVPLAVMIPLSAALGLALTLLTSTVLPWSLATTIFTPEAEPLPLLFGMSAASVLFAVLIQEGTVTGLKLRTCGYVTAGMVVVGATNAATLVVLALAAVLLAAVYVPYSRVVPLFGKDRFVVLSLVSFVVVTLLELVAASVFGVRLGGPQNVVFCVLPAIIVNDVVQYGLRRTATGFGLSAAGCAAIATPVLMLT, encoded by the coding sequence GTGACCTACCAGCACATGGGGACCTACGGGTTCCTCACGGACTACATCCACCTGTACTTCCTCGTCGGCATCCTGCTCGGGTACCTGTACTTCCGGCGCCGCCAGATCTCCGTCGGCGGGTCGTTGGCGGTCGGCTACCTGGCCTCGGCGCTGTACATGGTGACGAACGTCGCGGTGACCGTCGCGGTGTCCCTCATCGGCTACGTCATCATCCGGTTCGTCGTCCTCAAGCTGTTCCTCCCGCGGCCGCGGCAGATCTTCGCCATCGGCCTGGCCGTGGGCGTGATCTGCGGTGGGCTGTGGCTCATCGCCGCGCACATGATCTTCCCCGACGCGATGGAGACGCACGGGCTCGCGCTCATCGGCGTCATCGTGCCCGGGATGCTGTGCAACTCCTTCATCAAGCAGGGGCTCGGGCGGACGCTCGTCCCGCTGGCCGTGATGATCCCGCTGTCGGCGGCGCTTGGCCTGGCCCTGACGCTGCTCACGTCGACGGTCCTGCCGTGGTCCCTCGCGACGACGATCTTCACCCCGGAGGCGGAGCCGCTGCCGCTGCTGTTCGGCATGAGTGCGGCCTCGGTGCTCTTCGCGGTGCTCATCCAGGAGGGGACCGTCACCGGACTCAAGCTGCGGACGTGCGGGTACGTGACGGCCGGCATGGTCGTCGTGGGGGCGACGAACGCGGCGACGCTCGTGGTCCTCGCCCTCGCGGCGGTGCTGCTGGCGGCGGTGTACGTGCCCTACTCCCGGGTCGTGCCGTTGTTCGGCAAGGACCGGTTCGTGGTGCTGAGCCTCGTGTCGTTCGTGGTGGTGACGCTGCTCGAGCTCGTCGCGGCCTCGGTGTTCGGGGTGCGGCTCGGTGGGCCGCAGAACGTCGTGTTCTGCGTGCTCCCGGCGATCATCGTCAACGACGTCGTGCAGTACGGGCTGCGCCGGACCGCGACCGGGTTCGGGCTGTCCGCCGCCGGGTGTGCCGCGATCGCGACCCCGGTGCTCATGTTGACCTGA
- a CDS encoding AMP-binding protein encodes MESTMQEIPFSVGRILDHGSTVHGTTTVSTYATDGAPETTTFADIGARAAGLSHALRDLAGVGPGDPVATVMANSAEHLEVMFAAAAMGAVFHPVNHNLSAGHVVDVLTDARDRVVVCDATLLDSVVPLLPRCPAVRTLIVVGRDTDGPGPSTLPGADGPVTVHDYETVLDGRPTRATWPTLPETAPAALCHSTASGGTPTAVVMSHRSLWLHSLGLRTADSFAVRTGCTFLCLVPVFHVLSWGVPLAAFMSGTPLVLTGRRTDPAHVARVIGEAMPRAAHGPPSVWLDLYVHYLHRPPTRMSLREVFSGGAAVPGSLIDAWETRYGVDLVHAWGMTETGPVGTVARPPTGVSGEARRMYRHSQGRFPVELEHRVVDDTGTVMAAHDRNVGEIQVRGNTVSAQGAAATPDGWLRTGDIGSVTRNGYLTVHDRAADVIRSGGEWIYSTTLENIIADSPDVLEAVVVGVPDEKWGQRPLAVVVPAPAEPGTGPDAGETGAGADAGATTEAGPDAGQDPADPTHPTPPGRPVPRDRAARALRDRVAAQVPPWMVPERWAFVDRIARTSVEKADKAEVRARLARGEYDVVTLDDTGAATGGTAPGTDDPVRST; translated from the coding sequence ATGGAGTCCACCATGCAGGAGATCCCCTTCTCCGTCGGCCGGATCCTGGACCACGGCTCCACCGTCCACGGAACGACCACGGTCTCGACCTACGCCACCGACGGCGCGCCGGAGACGACGACGTTCGCCGACATCGGCGCCCGCGCCGCCGGCCTGTCCCACGCCCTGCGCGACCTCGCGGGCGTCGGCCCCGGGGACCCCGTCGCCACCGTCATGGCGAACTCCGCCGAGCACCTCGAGGTCATGTTCGCCGCGGCGGCGATGGGGGCCGTGTTCCACCCGGTCAACCACAACCTCTCCGCCGGACACGTCGTCGACGTCCTCACCGACGCCCGCGACCGCGTCGTCGTGTGCGACGCCACCCTGCTGGACAGCGTCGTCCCCCTCCTCCCCCGGTGCCCGGCGGTACGGACCCTCATCGTCGTCGGACGGGACACCGACGGCCCCGGCCCGTCGACCCTCCCCGGCGCCGACGGCCCGGTGACCGTCCACGACTACGAGACCGTCCTCGACGGCCGACCCACCCGCGCCACGTGGCCCACCCTCCCGGAGACCGCGCCCGCGGCCCTGTGCCACTCGACCGCGAGCGGCGGCACCCCGACGGCGGTCGTCATGTCCCACCGCTCCCTGTGGCTCCACTCCCTCGGCCTGCGCACCGCCGACAGCTTCGCCGTGCGCACCGGGTGCACCTTCCTCTGCCTCGTCCCCGTCTTCCACGTCCTGAGCTGGGGTGTCCCGCTCGCCGCGTTCATGTCCGGCACCCCGCTCGTCCTCACCGGCCGGCGGACCGACCCCGCCCACGTCGCCCGGGTCATCGGGGAGGCCATGCCCCGCGCCGCCCACGGACCCCCGTCCGTGTGGCTCGACCTCTACGTCCACTACCTGCACCGGCCGCCGACGCGGATGAGCCTCCGGGAGGTGTTCTCCGGCGGCGCGGCGGTGCCCGGCTCGCTCATCGACGCGTGGGAGACCCGGTACGGCGTGGACCTCGTCCACGCCTGGGGGATGACGGAGACCGGCCCGGTCGGCACCGTCGCCCGGCCCCCGACCGGGGTCAGCGGGGAGGCCCGGCGGATGTACCGCCACAGCCAGGGCCGGTTCCCCGTGGAGCTGGAGCACCGCGTCGTCGACGACACCGGGACCGTCATGGCCGCCCACGACCGCAACGTCGGGGAGATCCAGGTCCGGGGCAACACGGTGAGCGCGCAGGGCGCCGCCGCGACCCCCGACGGCTGGCTGCGGACCGGGGACATCGGCTCCGTCACCCGGAACGGGTACCTCACCGTGCACGACCGCGCCGCCGACGTCATCCGGTCCGGCGGGGAGTGGATCTACTCGACGACGCTGGAGAACATCATCGCCGACTCCCCCGACGTGCTCGAGGCCGTCGTCGTCGGGGTGCCCGACGAGAAGTGGGGGCAGCGGCCGCTCGCCGTCGTCGTGCCGGCGCCCGCGGAGCCGGGGACGGGGCCGGATGCGGGGGAAACGGGCGCCGGGGCGGACGCGGGCGCGACGACGGAAGCGGGGCCGGATGCGGGGCAGGACCCCGCGGACCCCACGCACCCCACACCCCCGGGCCGGCCCGTCCCCCGCGACCGGGCCGCCCGCGCCCTCCGCGACCGGGTGGCCGCGCAGGTCCCGCCGTGGATGGTCCCCGAACGGTGGGCCTTCGTCGACCGGATCGCACGGACCTCGGTCGAGAAGGCGGACAAGGCCGAGGTGCGGGCCAGACTCGCCCGGGGGGAGTACGACGTCGTCACCCTCGACGACACCGGGGCCGCGACCGGCGGCACGGCCCCCGGGACGGACGACCCCGTCAGGTCAACATGA
- the rho gene encoding transcription termination factor Rho: MSLPDSLPDIVSRAQSGGLASLKLTELRQIASARGLKRISALRKGELITAISEAGGPGGAPARGAAGGTPDRAEEPAPERVRTHPERTAAAVEQDPNQDPNQDVRQNVNDGANETPASGPSHGGGDGRDDDRSADQREERRGRSGRNQDREQGDRNQGGRGQRDDRRDDRQDGSRDGQGGGGRRNRRNRRDRRRNRGGDNQGGQSSQNGNGNGNNGGDNGGSRRGRGRNNGGNNNGNGGNNNGGNANGSGDSGGDSQQTTPVAGILDFADANTAFIRTTGYHPGPTDVYVPIQMVRRYGMRHGDAVTGAIRPKATAAPQSGGQGGRGRNRQKYTPLHSVNTVNGLTPDEAAQRPHFSRLTPLYPNQRMRLETDPKIITTRVIDLIMPIGKGQRALIVSPPKAGKTTILQDIANAIAINNPECYLMVVLVDERPEEVTDMQRSVHGEVIASTFDRPPGEHTAIAELAIERAKRLVEQGKDVVVLLDSITRLGRAYNNSSPASGRILSGGVDSNALYPPKKFLGAARNIENGGSLTIIATAMVETGSAGDTVIFEEFKGTGNAELKLDRKISERRVFPAVDVNPSGTRKDDLLLGPEEARLMHRLRRILSALDNQAAIDLLIKQLRKHKTNREFMLQVATSAPMATDEDED; the protein is encoded by the coding sequence GTGAGCTTGCCTGACAGCTTGCCTGACATCGTGTCCCGGGCCCAGAGCGGCGGTCTCGCCTCCCTGAAGCTGACGGAACTCCGCCAGATCGCCTCCGCCCGGGGACTGAAGCGCATCTCCGCGCTGCGCAAGGGGGAACTCATCACCGCGATCTCCGAGGCGGGCGGGCCCGGAGGGGCCCCGGCACGCGGGGCGGCCGGCGGTACGCCGGACCGGGCGGAGGAGCCCGCACCGGAGCGGGTGCGGACGCACCCGGAGCGCACCGCGGCAGCGGTGGAGCAGGACCCGAACCAGGACCCGAACCAGGACGTGAGGCAGAACGTGAACGACGGCGCGAACGAGACCCCGGCCAGCGGACCCTCCCACGGGGGCGGAGACGGTCGGGACGACGACCGGTCCGCGGACCAGCGGGAGGAGCGGCGTGGCCGGTCCGGCCGCAACCAGGACCGGGAGCAGGGCGACCGGAACCAGGGTGGCCGCGGACAGCGTGACGACCGTCGGGACGACCGGCAGGACGGCTCCCGCGACGGCCAGGGCGGGGGCGGTCGCCGCAACCGCCGCAACCGCCGGGACCGGCGCCGGAACCGCGGCGGCGACAACCAGGGCGGCCAGTCGTCGCAGAACGGCAACGGCAACGGCAACAACGGCGGTGACAACGGCGGGTCGCGTCGGGGCCGGGGCCGCAACAACGGCGGCAACAACAACGGCAACGGCGGCAACAACAACGGAGGCAACGCCAACGGCTCCGGCGATTCCGGCGGCGACTCCCAGCAGACCACCCCGGTCGCGGGCATCCTCGACTTCGCCGACGCGAACACCGCCTTCATCCGGACGACCGGCTACCACCCGGGGCCGACGGACGTCTACGTGCCGATCCAGATGGTCCGCCGGTACGGGATGCGCCACGGCGACGCCGTGACCGGCGCGATCCGGCCGAAGGCCACCGCCGCCCCCCAGAGCGGCGGCCAGGGTGGCCGCGGGCGGAACCGGCAGAAGTACACCCCGCTCCACTCGGTGAACACCGTCAACGGGCTCACCCCGGACGAGGCGGCGCAGCGCCCGCACTTCAGCCGGTTGACCCCGCTCTACCCGAACCAGCGGATGCGCCTGGAGACGGACCCGAAGATCATCACGACGCGCGTGATCGACCTCATCATGCCGATCGGCAAGGGGCAGCGTGCGCTCATCGTCTCCCCGCCGAAGGCGGGTAAGACCACGATCCTCCAGGACATCGCGAACGCCATCGCGATCAACAACCCGGAGTGCTACCTCATGGTCGTCCTCGTCGACGAGCGGCCCGAGGAGGTCACGGACATGCAGCGCAGCGTCCACGGCGAGGTCATCGCCTCGACGTTCGACCGGCCGCCGGGGGAGCACACCGCGATCGCGGAGCTCGCGATCGAGCGCGCGAAGCGGCTCGTCGAGCAGGGCAAGGACGTCGTCGTCCTCCTGGACTCGATCACCCGCCTGGGCCGCGCGTACAACAACTCGTCGCCGGCGTCGGGGCGCATCCTGTCCGGCGGCGTCGACTCGAACGCGCTGTACCCGCCGAAGAAGTTCCTCGGCGCGGCCCGGAACATCGAGAACGGCGGCAGCCTCACGATCATCGCCACCGCGATGGTCGAGACCGGCTCGGCCGGCGACACCGTCATCTTCGAGGAGTTCAAGGGCACCGGTAACGCGGAGCTCAAGCTCGACCGGAAGATCTCCGAGCGGCGGGTCTTCCCGGCCGTGGACGTCAACCCGTCCGGGACGCGCAAGGACGACCTGCTGCTCGGACCGGAGGAGGCGCGGCTCATGCACAGGCTGCGTCGTATCCTGTCCGCACTGGACAACCAGGCGGCGATCGACCTCCTCATCAAGCAGCTGCGCAAGCACAAGACCAACCGGGAGTTCATGCTCCAGGTGGCGACGTCGGCGCCGATGGCGACCGACGAGGACGAGGACTAG
- the prfA gene encoding peptide chain release factor 1 — protein MVDDILAEYQGLEAQLSDPDLHNDPAAARRVGKRFSELQPVIQTWNRLAEAKDDHEAAREMAREDAEFAEEADRLGTEIAELEEKLADLLTPRDPHDGDDIVMEVKSGAGGEEAALFAGELARMYQRYAERHGFTVEVLDLAESDLGGVKDMTLSIRAKQPSRDGAWSVFKFEGGVHRVQRVPVTESQGRIQTSAAGVLVYPEPDEIEDVEIDDKDIRVDVYRSSGKGGQGVNTTDSAVRITHLPTGIVVTCQKERSQIQNKARAMQVLAARLQQMREEAAEQEAAEGRAAQIRTMDRSERIRTYNFPESRVSDHRIGYKANNLDAVLGGDLDALFTALREAERASRLETES, from the coding sequence ATGGTCGACGACATCCTCGCGGAGTACCAGGGCCTGGAGGCGCAGCTCTCCGACCCGGACCTGCACAACGACCCCGCCGCCGCGCGGCGCGTCGGCAAGCGTTTCTCCGAGCTGCAGCCGGTGATCCAGACGTGGAACCGCCTCGCGGAGGCGAAGGACGACCACGAGGCGGCCCGGGAGATGGCCCGGGAGGACGCGGAGTTCGCCGAGGAGGCGGACCGGCTCGGGACGGAGATCGCCGAGCTCGAGGAGAAGCTCGCCGACCTCCTCACCCCGCGGGACCCGCACGACGGTGACGACATCGTCATGGAGGTGAAGTCCGGCGCCGGCGGCGAGGAGGCCGCGCTCTTCGCCGGCGAGCTGGCCCGGATGTACCAGCGGTACGCCGAGCGGCACGGGTTCACGGTGGAGGTCCTCGACCTCGCGGAGTCCGACCTCGGCGGCGTCAAGGACATGACCTTGTCCATCCGTGCGAAGCAGCCGTCGCGCGACGGCGCGTGGAGCGTGTTCAAGTTCGAGGGCGGGGTCCACCGCGTGCAGCGGGTCCCCGTGACGGAGTCGCAGGGGCGCATCCAGACCTCCGCCGCGGGCGTGCTCGTCTACCCGGAGCCGGACGAGATCGAGGACGTCGAGATCGACGACAAGGACATCCGCGTCGACGTCTACCGCTCCTCGGGCAAGGGCGGCCAGGGCGTCAACACGACGGACTCGGCGGTGCGGATCACCCACCTGCCGACGGGCATCGTCGTCACGTGCCAGAAGGAACGCTCCCAGATCCAGAACAAGGCCCGGGCGATGCAGGTCCTCGCCGCCCGGCTCCAGCAGATGCGGGAGGAGGCCGCCGAGCAGGAGGCCGCCGAGGGGCGCGCGGCGCAGATCCGCACGATGGACCGCTCCGAGCGCATCCGCACCTACAACTTCCCGGAGTCCCGGGTCTCCGACCACCGCATCGGCTACAAGGCGAACAACCTCGACGCCGTCCTCGGCGGCGATCTCGACGCCCTCTTCACCGCCCTGCGGGAGGCGGAGCGGGCGAGCCGGCTGGAGACGGAGTCCTGA
- a CDS encoding N5-glutamine methyltransferase family protein — translation MRAAARAFAAAGIDSAAVEARLLMSYALAAAAGPGEPAAAGPGEGTVPVGRGAPAAPLVPVGMSDVVLRGDDPVPGCWGDWVARRVGREPLQHIVGSAPFCGVDLAVGPGVFVPRPETELLVAWAVERVAALLRDGRRPVRVLDLCSGPGTIALGLAHLLGDVVSATGGGVGGVGRDVVDAAGADRGAGADRGAGRDGATTAPAVEITGLELSATAVRLAEASHAALRERALVPAGVTVSFTRADLRERGVVPGLGLAGTADVVLSNPPYVPSGTPVSPEVRADPPEAVFAGADGMAFLPTLLDAALTAAAPGAWIAVEHDDATGPRTAAALAEAGVEGVRGHTDLAGRDRFVTGRVGTGARGLE, via the coding sequence GTGCGCGCCGCCGCGCGGGCGTTCGCGGCGGCGGGGATCGACTCCGCCGCCGTCGAGGCCCGGCTGCTCATGTCCTACGCCCTCGCGGCCGCCGCGGGTCCGGGGGAACCGGCCGCCGCGGGTCCGGGGGAGGGGACCGTGCCGGTCGGGAGGGGGGCGCCGGCCGCGCCGCTCGTCCCGGTGGGGATGTCCGACGTCGTCCTGCGCGGTGACGACCCCGTCCCGGGGTGCTGGGGTGACTGGGTGGCCCGCCGGGTCGGCCGGGAACCGCTCCAGCACATCGTGGGCTCGGCGCCGTTCTGCGGCGTCGACCTCGCGGTGGGGCCGGGCGTGTTCGTCCCGCGCCCCGAGACCGAGCTCCTCGTGGCGTGGGCGGTCGAGCGCGTCGCCGCGCTGCTGCGCGACGGGCGCCGCCCGGTGCGGGTCCTCGACCTGTGCTCGGGGCCGGGCACGATCGCCCTCGGGCTCGCGCACCTGCTCGGTGACGTGGTGAGCGCTACCGGCGGCGGTGTCGGCGGTGTCGGCCGTGACGTGGTGGACGCTGCCGGCGCTGACCGCGGTGCCGGCGCTGACCGGGGTGCCGGCCGCGACGGGGCGACGACCGCCCCGGCCGTCGAGATCACGGGCCTCGAGCTCTCCGCGACGGCGGTGCGCCTCGCCGAGGCGTCCCACGCCGCGCTGCGCGAGCGGGCGCTCGTCCCCGCCGGCGTGACCGTCTCCTTCACCCGCGCCGACCTGCGGGAGCGCGGCGTCGTCCCCGGTCTGGGCCTCGCGGGGACCGCGGACGTCGTGCTCTCGAACCCGCCGTACGTCCCGTCCGGCACCCCCGTCTCACCCGAGGTGCGGGCCGACCCGCCCGAGGCGGTCTTCGCGGGTGCGGACGGGATGGCCTTCCTGCCGACGCTCCTCGACGCCGCCCTCACCGCCGCCGCCCCGGGCGCGTGGATCGCCGTCGAACACGACGACGCCACCGGCCCCCGCACCGCCGCGGCGCTCGCGGAGGCGGGCGTCGAGGGTGTCCGCGGTCACACCGACCTCGCGGGCCGGGACCGCTTCGTCACCGGTCGGGTGGGGACGGGCGCCCGGGGGCTAGAGTGA